The Crateriforma spongiae DNA window CACTCGGCGATCTGTTCGCCATCTTCCAAGTTCAGCAGATTGACGATCGCGCGTCCCTTAGAATCTCGGGCAAGTTGCGGCAAGTCATAGACCTTTTGCCAGCGAACTTTACCGGTCGTCGTCAAGAACAACAGGTACGCGTGGGTACTGGCGACAAACAGCAACGCGATCGGATCGGCTTCGTCGGTCTTGGCACCCTTCAGGCCTTTGCCGCCACGACGCTGGGTGTTGTAGACACTGGTTGGCGTGCGTTTGATGTACCCGTTGTGGCTGATCGAAACCACCATGGTTTCTTCGGTGATCAGGTCTTCCAGATCGATGTTACCAAGTTCTTCACCGGAGATTTCCGTCCGGCGTGCGTCACCAAAGCGTCGTTTGATCTCTTCCAAGTCATCTTTGATGATCCCGTAGACGCGTGCCTGATCGCCCAGGATGTCCAAATAGTCGGAAATTTCCTTCAGCAACTCAGCATGTTCATCGGTCAGTTTTTCCTGTTCCAGGTTGACCAACTGGCCCAACCGCATCCGCAGGATCTCGTCCGCTTGGACGCTGGTCAGCGTGTACGATTCCGCCTCGCCGCGTTCAATGACGAATTGTTTGAAACCTTCGTCGCCCAGAGCCCGCTGCATCAGTGATGAGGGGCATTCGATGCCCATCAACCGCTGTTTGGCTTCCGGCTGGGTACGGCTGGTGCGGATCGTTTGGATGATCTCGTCGATGTTGGCCAGTGCCAGCAACAAACCTTCGACGGTGTGTTTGCGGCGGCGTGCTTTGGCCAGCAAGAATTGGGTGCGGCGCCGAATCACGTGGACGCGGTGACGAAGGAACTCCGTCAGCATTTCCTTCAGCGTCAGTTCACGCGGCTTGCCGTCGACCAGGGCCAAGAAGATCAGCGAAAAGGTGTCTTGAAGCGGGCTGAATTGATACAGCTGATTCAGCACGACATCCGGATCGGCGTCGCGTTTCAGTTCGACGACCAGACGAACCGGTTCCTTCAGATCACTTTCATCGCGGATCGCGGAGATGCCTTTGACTTTGTCGCCGTTGACCAGCGCGGCGATCTTTTCAACGATCCGGTCGCGATACTGTTGGTACGGAATCTCGGTGATGATGATGCGATGGCGGTTGCCCTTCATCTCCTCGATTCGGCAACGGGCGCGCACCACCATTGTGCTGCGTCCGGTCTTGTAACCGCGTCGAATGCCGGCCCGTCCGCAAATGATCCCGCCGGTGGGAAAATCGGGACCCGGGATGATTTCGCACAATTCGTCGATCGTTGTTTCCGGTTCATCGATCAACCGAATCAACGCATCGCAGACTTCCGTTGGGTTGTGCGGTGGGATGCTGGTCGCCATCCCAACGGCAATCCCGCCGGAACCGTTGATCAACAGGTTCGGAAACTTGCTGGGCAGAACGGTCGGCTCGCTGCGTGCTTCGTCGTAGGTCGGGACGTAATCGACCGTGTCCAGTTTCAGGTCGTCCAGCATGTTGGCCGCGACGGCACTCAAGCGAGCTTCGGTATATCGCATCGCCGCCGGGGGAAGGCCCGCGATACTGCCGAAGTTCCCCTGCTTGTCGATCAACAGGCTGCGCATGTTCCATTCTTGGGCCATGCGAACCAGCGTCGGATAGATGACGCTTTCACCGTGCGGGTGATAGTTACCCGAAGTGTCGCCGGAAATCTTTGCGCACTTGACCCGCTTGCTGCCCGGGCCGAGGTTCAGGTCGTTCATCGCGACCAAAATCCGACGTTGGGATGGTTTCAAACCGTCACGGACGTCGGGCAAGGCACGGCTGACGATCACGCT harbors:
- the gyrA gene encoding DNA gyrase subunit A gives rise to the protein MADDEFEDGNENQSDNPSDAEPSESGPENTGADDVEAGSENGNGDPPSGTDMVTPAGDGEGGRGALRMVDLPIEDELRDSYLTYAMSVIVSRALPDVRDGLKPSQRRILVAMNDLNLGPGSKRVKCAKISGDTSGNYHPHGESVIYPTLVRMAQEWNMRSLLIDKQGNFGSIAGLPPAAMRYTEARLSAVAANMLDDLKLDTVDYVPTYDEARSEPTVLPSKFPNLLINGSGGIAVGMATSIPPHNPTEVCDALIRLIDEPETTIDELCEIIPGPDFPTGGIICGRAGIRRGYKTGRSTMVVRARCRIEEMKGNRHRIIITEIPYQQYRDRIVEKIAALVNGDKVKGISAIRDESDLKEPVRLVVELKRDADPDVVLNQLYQFSPLQDTFSLIFLALVDGKPRELTLKEMLTEFLRHRVHVIRRRTQFLLAKARRRKHTVEGLLLALANIDEIIQTIRTSRTQPEAKQRLMGIECPSSLMQRALGDEGFKQFVIERGEAESYTLTSVQADEILRMRLGQLVNLEQEKLTDEHAELLKEISDYLDILGDQARVYGIIKDDLEEIKRRFGDARRTEISGEELGNIDLEDLITEETMVVSISHNGYIKRTPTSVYNTQRRGGKGLKGAKTDEADPIALLFVASTHAYLLFLTTTGKVRWQKVYDLPQLARDSKGRAIVNLLNLEDGEQIAECLVVRDFDQEGYYVAMATRKGLVKKTPLEQYSRPKRGGIIAIKLREDDELVDAAVVGPGDELMMVTKTGMAIRFKESDSRPMGRNTSGVKGISLVGDDEVVGMVVADPDATLLTVCENGYGKRTPFGPNLVETDEDDAGEEESTSSGARYRTQKRGGKGLRDIRTSERNGQVVGIAVVKNDDEVFMMTAKGKIQRIKAGDISVIGRNTQGVRIMNVDADDSLIEVVRVPAEERDEEEAETAPTPDGGDSNDSDNVPAAEDQNEQ